The genomic DNA tttaatgttgatttttttttttttttttttaaaaagacaaaaaaaNNNNNNNNNNNNNNNNNNNNNNNNNNNNNNNNNNNNNNNNNNNNNNNNNNNNNNNNNNNNNNNNNNNNNNNNNNNNNNNNNNNNNNNNNNNNNNNNNNNNTGTGACCGATGCTAAATGACAAAGATAATGTTAATTGCATCTCCTTTCAGCAAAAGCGAGTTAGTCCCAAACCTATTTACTTATATTTAAATTCAAATGCgtgactttattttatttttttcacgtGTGATAATTAAGCTGCAATTCTTAAACCTTTGACCTGGCCAAATTGAAGTCAGATTTGCCGTGCAAGACTTCATGGGCCCCAATTCACGCATTCGTGTCCTTTTCTCGAATAGGACCCAAAACCATTAACCAGCTACCATTGTTGATTGGGTTGGTGGAAAGGTTGAAATTTTTGACCTATAGAGTGTAGATTTTGTGAAAACACCCCAATAAAATATGGAGACCTACCATTTACTGCTCCTTTCCGTTCTTAGCACTCCATTAACCTCCAATTAAGATTTTTATCAATTGGGGCGTTTGAATTACACTACAATTCAGATAACTCATATTGGCGTGCGAAACTCTCATTCCTAGGGAAGGTGGGTTCTATTGCCCCTTTGGGCTGCTTGATTTGCAGTATAATTTGAACACTCCAAGCGTAATAGATCTTGAACCCACAAACTCATATACTCTcatcattaaaaagaaaagttaatagCTGATAATGGGCTCCGCTGACTCTTTGAGTTGCCACTATATTTCGAGCACCCCATATAGAGGGGGTTGCGGAACCCACCTCGTAATTTAAAGGTGATTTTGAGAcagagtttttcttcaaattgagttAAAGGAAGTTCTTTCAACTTaacctatctataaaaataacatgtgtccttttttttaatagcatgtgagatgcacatgagttttcaataaaatttatttcaattttgtctcaactattaaaaaaagcatgtgttttttacatgtttaatggacacatgtcacttttatagattaagttgaaaaaacttcctccaactcagtttggagaaaaactctaTCCGTGATTCAGCCGCcacctcaattttttattttattttttcattttttatatttatatttatactgaattaaataattttaaaaaaatcaaagagagatGAGGATGACGTTGGAAGCATTACACCAACCAACTGAAGCTTTGACTCATGACAAGTCGGAAAACtgactcctcctcctcctcctcctaccTTGGTTTCAATAGATCGCCCATGGATTCTGTAAAAACCATTGAACACCAACCCTCCTACCCCCACTACTCCTCAGTATATATAAAGCCTAACCCATTTCCCTCTCCTTCTCAACTCCCacattcttccttcttcttcctctttccctctctctctcaccatgGNNNNNNNNNNNNNNNNNNNNNNNNNNNNNNNNNNNNNNNNNNNNNNNNNNNNNNNNNNNNNNNNNNNNNNNNNNNNNNNNNNNNNNNNNNNNNNNNNNNNCTTTTCTCAACGAAGAAGTTATTGAAAAAAGCCAGCCGTCTACTCTGCAAATCTCTGCATTTGTTCAAGTAGCCTCTCAAAAAGGGTCGAAGCAGAGGAATGAAATCTCCATAATTATACTCAAAGCTCTGAGCCAACCGACTCCTCTCAGCATTAAACCGAGTCGCATCGATGAACAAAGGGTCCTCCTGCGACTCAAACTTTGCATCAAACATCATCCGATACATGATATTGTAGAGCATCAATTGCAGCCGCTTCCTGATCACCAACCCCTTCGTCTTCACCATCTCATCTTTCTTCAGATCATCAACAACAAGATCCATCTCCTCCTCCCACATGTCACTGTAGCTGTGCACAACTTTGTTGGTGAAAAACGGCAGAGTCATGATGCGGCGCATCTTCCGCCAATGATCGCTGTACACGGTGAACACCATGTCCTGCCCATTGCCGGTAAATATATCGAAGACCACGTTTCGCGGGCGCGACCCGAACTCGACACCCTGCGTGTGGAGGACTTGGGTGGCGAGCTCGGGGTTCGACACGACGGCTAAGTTTTTGGAGCCGAGTTTGAGGAGGAACAGGGGGCCGTAGGTTTGAGCCATGGTGGCTAAAACGCCGTGGTTTAAGTCATTGCCAACTTGCAGCCAGTTTCCGAATATTGGAATGGAGAAAGGGCCTGGCGGGAGGTTGGCGGAGCTGCGGCGGCGGCCGAAGTAGAAGACAATGAGGGGAAGTAGTGGGAGGGTGGCTGAGAGAAGGGTtggggagaagaagaagttggtGGCTGAAATAAGGAATATTACTGTGATAATGGTTGTTGCAAAGAGATGAGCcatggtgagagagagagaggaaaagaggaagaaaaaggaagaatgtGGGAGTTGAGAAGGAGAGGGAAATGGGTTAGGCTTTATATATACTGAGAAGTAGTGGGGGTAGGAGGGTTGGTGTTCAATGGTTTTTACAGAATCCATGGGCGATCTATTGAAACCAAggtaggaggaggaggaggaggagtcaGTTTTCCGACTTGTCATGAGGTCAAAGCTTCAGTTGGTTGGTGTAATGCTTCCAACGTCATCCTCatctctctttgattttttcaaaattatttaattcagtataaatataaatataaaaaaatgaaaaaacaaaataaaaaatttaggtgGCGGCTGAATCAAGGATagaatttttctccaaattgggttggaggaagttttttcaacttaatctataaaaatgacatgtgtccattaaacatgtgaaaaatacatgctttttttaatagtataaacaaaattgaaataaattttattgaaaacttatgtgcatctcacatgctataaaaaaaaaatgacacattccttcaaaaaaaaaaaaaaaaggacacatgttatttttatagataggttAAGTTGAAAGAACTTCTTCTAactcagtttgaagaaaaactctgTCTCGAAATCACCTTTAAATTACGAGGTGGGTTCCGCAACCCCTCTATATGGGGTGCTCGAAATATAGTGGCAACTCAAAGAGT from Corylus avellana chromosome ca6, CavTom2PMs-1.0 includes the following:
- the LOC132185446 gene encoding cytochrome P450 CYP73A100-like translates to MAHLFATTIITVIFLISATNFFFSPTLLSATLPLLPLIVFYFGRRRSSANLPPGPFSIPIFGNWLQVGNDLNHGVLATMAQTYGPLFLLKLGSKNLAVVSNPELATQVLHTQGVEFGSRPRNVVFDIFTGNGQDMVFTVYSDHWRKMRRIMTLPFFTNKVVHSYSDMWEEEMDLVVDDLKKDEMVKTKGLVIRKRLQLMLYNIMYRMMFDAKFESQEDPLFIDATRFNAERSRLAQSFEYNYGDFIPLLRPFLRGYLNKCRDLQSRRLAFFNNFFVE